In Phaseolus vulgaris cultivar G19833 chromosome 7, P. vulgaris v2.0, whole genome shotgun sequence, the genomic stretch tccctatttttccaacttgaagcaaccaattctttgtttgttttcttattaatcatcgTCAACACAAcactttcaacacacttttaattgttaTGTTTTATATTAAGCGAaaattgtacttgataattcaactgTTACTTGCAGGGTTGATATTCgttcttagggacaaattattacttctgacaatgcagtgcacttgtcgtaaaaagAAGGCATCATTATGAAACTTGACATTTCAACTAGGTTGACACcccaagtaacaacaatcatctaccatcacatgaaaaaaagtattattaaaagaaaaaagaaaaagaaagaaaatacaaaaaactaTGGGAGaattagaccaaaacccatatgttaacaaaaacgaaacataggtagactatacctattcttAAAATTCTAAGAATAGACTAGGTGAAAgactattataccaatgaaatgagtctatatgaataaatcataagtTAGACAGCTTATCCGCACAACAAGTTAATAATGCATCCTTTGGACATTGATGGTAGTTAATTCAAAGGAAGTTTATGTTAAGAGTGAAATTCATTTTTGTTATTATGAATAAGTTGTGGGGTAGAGAAAAACTTATTTAGTGAAATTGTTTCAAACCTACATAACTCCAAATCTACGAGATTAAAGTTATTATAGAAAATGataactttaattattattttaacatctTGGGATATCTTCACAGCTTTGTTAAGTTTAGAAGTTAATTAATTGAAGTCGTGAATCATGAGACAACTCCCGATCTCAAGAAAACGTGTTTCACCTACACAACTTCAAGTGAATTTAAAATTCACCTCCTATAGGAGTCGTTGAGGTGCTCAATGAGTCTATGAGCATGATGCTGTGGTGCATTTGTAGGAGTCGTTGAGGTGCTTAATGACTGTGAACATGATGCCGTGGTGCATTTGTTATCTGTGACATGATTAGCAATGGTTAGTGCGGGAATGAGTCATTGCTTTATTGGATTGAATTTGGCAAAATTCATTGGATGCATGTTTGTAATTTGGCAGAAGCACTTCGGAGTGGTAATTTGGTGATAGCTAGTgatctttaaattttattagttactattaattaatataattgaatGAATGATACGGTCTTGCCTTTGAAATGTAAGATCACATAATACACTTATTTATTCAAAACGCAAATGAGTAAAAGCAAGAATTGAAAACTTAAATGTGAGATCAGAAATTTGATCGAACATACACGAGTATTTGCCATGAcatgttttgagaaaaatttaattgaatctGGGTTGATTCATAAACCAAACACAGCACACTAATTTATACACGTTGgcattatagaaaaaaaagcTCCACTATCTTACATTGTTTGAGAAAACAATGTTTACTGCATTTGGGTTGGGCGATATGGCAGGAGTGATGACTTTCTGTTCATAGTTCTTAGCTTCAGAGGACTCCAGACCACAGGTTTACGTTGTAGAGCAAGAACAGGTTGATTCCTAGTGGGCCCCATCATCCTGGAATCTGCCTGTGTTGGACTGTTCATCATAAACTTGCTGCTGCTCCTTACAGACAATGGTGTTGTCATCATTGATTCTCTCAACTCTGGCAATGGAACAAACAAACTTGAATACCTATCTTTCCTTTGGCATCTTATCCGTGATTGCTGACTGCTTCCACTGGTAACTCGGAATGCTGCTGAGGCACGGAGTGGAGTTGACATGCCAGAAGTTGTGTGAGAAGGTAGTGTGGCAATGGAAACCCTCCTCCTTGGCTGAATGACCTGCGTTGTTGATGTTGAAGGTGGTCTCACGGCAACGGACACCCGCCTCCTTGCCTGAAAGAACTGCCCTGTTGTTGATGGCGCAGATGGCCTCACGGAATTGGTGACCATTGAAGCCCTTCTCACattgttttccttttcattCATGAATGTGGTGTAACTCTTTGATCTTAGAGGACACTGTGGAGGCAAGGAGTTGGTTATTTTTCTCAGTGGTTGTCTGAGTTTGGATGGATTCAGTGGTGGCTTCTTGTCTGTCACTGTTGTCTGAGCTTTTGTGTGTTGCGATGATAATGACGGTTGAGCTGAAACAGCAGCAAGTGCTCTACTTTCTTGCTTTAGTCTGTGCTTTCTTTCTTCAGCTATCTGGTTCTCCAGGTCCCGAACCTGTCACGGAGTATATGAAATTATGAATCACTTTGAATAGAAAAGATAAACATCATATTGTCTGAGTAACTTCCACTGCATGAACATTTCTGAAGAATATACCTTTTCCTGAAGGGTTTTACAATGGTGTTCTCTTGCAGCAAGCCTGAGTTGCGCAATTTGCAAGTTATcctgtaatttctttgtttccTTCTCGTCCTGTTTGAGCTTTTCTGCCTTTAATTATACAAAATTTCTGAGCTTCAGGAATTGAAAAACCATGGTTATGTTTATTAGAACAATTTCACACTAGCTTACCATTTGCTTGTACTTAAACAGCTCAGTGTGGTCTACTTGCTTGCGAGCTGGGCCACCCTCGATTCCACGGACGCGGGTGGCGAAATTCAGTGAGCAAAGTGTCTCTCCCAAGTCTGCTGAGCTTGGACTTACCTGCACAAACATTAACGTTTTGCAGTCTCCACCTGCATTTCGACCACATATCAAACACTAACAGTTATAAAACTGCAGGCGTGAAATCAAAACACAGTCATTTCCAAAGGATCATAAATTCATAATGTTGAAGTGGAATCTCACCTAAAGAACTTTGCAGCATATGAGTGAGTTTTGAGTTCCTGTCAAAACCAGAGGACACAAATAATAATTAGAATAAGGACCATTCACAGTTCGAGTGTATTTAAGAGAGGAAAAGAGACTTGCCTGTAAGGAATGTGAGCTGATTTAGAAGCTAGGGCAGAAATAACATCACCAAGCGCTGAAAGAGACTTATTTATGAATTGAGATTCCTTCAGTCTTTCTCCTTCAGCTTCAGTTTTTCCCACTCGCTCACTGCCAGCTAAGTCTACTAGCCAAAGGTGACTCTTTGTTCTCTGGccattaattaaattttctcCCATTACAGTTACCCGTAACAAGCTGCATGTAAAAGCACCTCTTGATCATTtatctataattattaataacacTTCTGCCAAAACTGTGAGTGTCATTGAGATAAAGATATTACATCTACTGGCCCTAAAGAAAGTAACTGCCTCGGCTTAAAACATGATCTATTAAAGGAAAAAACtactatttaatttaatatgattaaaatatttaagaattaagaTCTTCAAAGGTATACAATACATATAAGTTTAGAAGTAAAAATAAAGTACAAGCAAAAAATGAGTCAAAATGAGTCACTCTGTAAGAATCTAGCTGTACCAGTGAGAACGGCTGCTAAGCTCATTTGCACAGGTGGATCCAACTGATCTGACTAGATTTCCAGTCTTAAGCATTTCCCACACATCTTCTGTTCCGTAAACACGAGCTTCAATAAGTCCAGGGACATCTTGGGTTCCTTCGGCAGCTTGCTTTATCTCCAATCTAAAGTTTAgaaatttgttttcttcatcagTGAGTGATACCAAACATTTTATACATCAAAATTCCATGCATCCAGTTGGGTAGGAGCGAAGGAAAACTGGAAACTACATTAATTCGTTTATTAGCTGGTTGCAGATTAGTTGACATGTAGAGATGGTTATACAACTATGCATCTCAAAAGAGTGCCTTGTTTAGAACCACGAAACAATAGTGTCATGTTTCTATCCTTTTCAGATTCTTTATCCAGCACAGCAATATGTCAAAAGAATTCTCAGATCTTGTTTTTATTAGCACATTAACATCATATACTAATTGGCAGCTAAATTCTAGAACAAAAGAGCTACAAACGACAATGCTAATTACTCGGGAGATCTAAGCACTCACTTTTTTGTTGGTTGAGTTGAATTTTCCACCAACAGATCTCTTATCTTCTCATTGTAAACCTCCAGCATGCTCACAGACAATTCATACTTCATTGCGCCATGTCTCTCTTCAGTTATCCGAAATAATTCTTCCAGGGTTCGGTAGTTAACTCCCCTGTGTTCTGGTGTTCCTTCCATAGTGAATGTTTTCCCAGTTCCAGTTTGCCCATAGGCAAAAATGCAGACATTGTACCCATCCAATACTGATGTAACAATGGGTTTGGTCTGTTGAAAAACAGCATCTGCATAACACAAAATGCGTTCAGTCTCCATaattttccataaaaaaaattcttcattGCAAAACCAATAAAAGATGCAACTTTTTCGTTACCTTGGTTATCTTCTGGCCCAAATACATGATCAAATTTAAATTGCTTTTTAGAAGATTCTGCACAAATGACTTGAAGTTCATTATCTGAAGACGACTCAAAATTGACAACAGATGCAGACCCATTAGCAATTTCACTCTCATTTAATGGTCTGCATCTGCAGAAAACTCTGATATTCCCCTTGAGTTCAATTACTTCATTGTAAAGCCGCCTACGCTCAGAGGACTCATCCAGGTACTTTCTTTTTAAGAGTTCATATTCAGCACCTAATACCAGAAGAAAATCCCAAAAGCTATTAAaattatagttaaaaaattaaccatatatatatagagagagagtaTTCAacttttcatgtatttttgtaGTTTTCTACTAGAAGCATACCGAGAAGCTGCACGGACTTCAAAACATCAGTGCCCGGAAAAGATTCAACAGTGAGCTTCACTTCATCAGACAATGCTATATGATCCTTCTTCAAATCCTAAAGCATGAACCATACGGTAAAATAAAGTTTACGAAAGATAAACAGAATGCGAACAGAGAATCCAGAaatctaaggaaaagaaagagacATGATTCAACGTGGGTTTAAAATAAGACTAAAGATTTACCTGAATTTTGGTGCCGACATCAAGTATTTTCTTCAATATGGGAAGTGTGTGACCCTTATCCGGAGAAGCTTCATGGGTTCCATGTGACACACTGTTTTCATCCATGGAGTCTGAGTTCTCGTTCACTTGCTTCGATACATCCTCTGACGAATTTCCACAAATCGACAAACGACCCAGCATCAGAATTAACAACGTAATTTGGCTGAGATTAAGgtaattgattttctttttgttcGTTCCAAATGGAAATGGGAAGTTGAATAGAGAAAAGAGAGGGAACCTGATTCAGGAGTGATCAACGGTTGTTTGAGTTCGCAGTCAAGAACGAAGCGGTGGAATTTTTCAGCGAGCATTTGGATTTGAATGGATTGATCTGCAAGAATCGGCGATTTGCGTCAAAGAATAGGTGATTAATTCAATCAGTGAGTAGAGAGAAAGTGAGAGTACCGTTCATGGTTCTCTGAGAGAATGGTGACACACGATTCCAAGATCCAACTTCCTGAGCAATAGAGAGCAAGAGAGCAATAGGGAGCAAGAGAGCAATATTGTACcgttgttttctttttcagatTTCAAAGTTTGAAACTACAACGGCCGTTTGACAATATCAAATTCTCAGGAGCGTCCGCACCTGTTTTGGGCCTTGGTATAGGCAACCCAAACTTCGAAAGCCCAACCTTTTTGTGGGAATGGGCTATGTTGTTTTCATTAAGTTCATTGCTTCCTGTACCTCCATACATTTTTTAATGCAtctataaatatgaaaattctcatctaatctttttttaattgtataatttaaaagtcaAAAATGTCTTTTAGATTATCTAATTTGAATTCTGgattacaaaatttataattcattttttttttcaaaaaaaacttATGAATTACCtaatttgtaaattattttttcttctagattgcataatttaaaaagtcattttttggaaacaaaaaataattgtgCAATCCAAAATTGGTAAGTGGTGGCTAAGGTCACACTCGTTTTAGTGAAAGTTGCAAGACGTTATATAACTCGATTAAACTCATAATTTGAAAATTGATAAAGTTTATGATGTGCTCCTTAAAAAATGTTTGTCAGAAATgacttaatattaatatattttatcatataataATTCTGAACTAAAAACAGTATAActctatgataaaaaaaataacgtataaaatataaattattaaaatatccaAGTCataaataattacaataattcCGAAATATTTTCTTGCCTTTTAAATTTACGGTTACAGAATCTTCTTTAAGCGTGTCAATTTATCTACAACTTTTTCTCCTATAAAAAAATTCCACATTTACGTGTCAAACTTTTACTTTAAACAAgtgaaacataaaaaaaaaaaaaaatggtgtaaAGTCTTTTAAATGGTTTGAATTAGTTGTAAATTcagattatatattatatacactaaccaattttataaacaataaataatcaagtattagtgactaaattaaagatctTCTTgagtaaataaatttttggtttctaaattagtttaaatttttggtttctaaattagtttctattattgttaaatgatttctaaattggtatcaaattaactatcaaagtttttctaccaaatttaaaatctaaataattaataattaaaacattgattactaattagatactaatttaaaaattatttcacaataatagaaattaatttaaaaatcaattttttttagtttctaaaacggtctctaatttagttactattacaactaattattttggtttctaaatattgatttttatttgataattttcatatttgttgttattttttttataaattaattctaCATTATAAAATTGATGTCATATAAGTTAATATCTGTCAAGTATgacttaatattaatatattttaacattaaagccttaattaatatttttgaataattaaagatttttaagaagaataaaatttgatttttccaACATTTTTGTgtgaatataatatattttatttaaacaccAATCTGGTTTTTATATTGGAGTTATAAGGATGAGGGTATTGAAGTAGAAGGCATGGTTTGAAAGGAGGAAGTTGGAAGCAAATTGCAATATTGGTGAATTATTATCCATGGCCTTTGGGCAATGAACAAATTAACACTTAACATACAACACATAAATGGCTTCTTCAACCATAGCCTGCAACTTCCACTGTAACTACCATCCTTCAATACCCCTTCCAACCTCAGCCACACCtttttccttatctttttcacaCCCTCTACTTTGCGCCTACAATGGCCTTTCCCTTCACCCTTCGAACTCCACCTTCAGAGTTTTTGCCAAGTTTGAGAAGTTCCAAACCGAATCCCCAGAGCCTGATCCACCATTCTCCTTAGAAGAAAATATTGTTACTTCTGTTAAGGATGGTGATGAGGAAGATGACAGGTATTACTACTTTACAATTTGgagattattatttttgtaagtCTCAGGCAACAGTGGGTGGATCCTGTTACTATTTTCCATACATTGGACTCTTATCTCTGTGAaggatgttttgttttgttctgGATTGTGTTCTAGAAACTCAATGTCTCGCATTCTTAGGCAATTTAAGCGTGTCTGTCAATTTTGAGTCACCATATTTTGAAGTCATATGGGGATAGGAAAAAGGTAGATTGATGAAGTTAGATATACATTCCAATGGGTATAAAAAAGTTGTTCACTTTCTTGCTTTCTATTGCAGTTGCTTGCCTTCAGACTTGGAGGGTGCAGTGAGGCAATCTAGCGAGGCCGCAGGCTTATTTGTATCTTCAGGAGGGATGAGAGCCACAGTATGTAGAAGAAatgtttttccttcttttctttatttcacACAAAATTGTCATTTGTTCCAAGTTCTGCACTGCTGGTTTAGGAACAGTTccaattaaaaatatgtttcttttatatttttttttggaggATGAAGATTTTTCACTAAAATGTTGTGCTGAGCATCTTCTTTGGCATGGCAATCCTTCTAACGAGCTTAGTCAACTTAACCTGGTTAAGATCAATAACTTTATAAATTTAGCATGTTAAAGGTGAGAAGAAGTAAGagcaaaattatttttttcattattttatattatgtaacTAAATGTTTAAGCCGAGGCAGCTTAAAAATGTTGCTATGGAGAATGCAGTTTACTGAGGGATTGGTCTGTCAATCAAAGTTAATAATTGTTTTCTTTCAGTTGCTTAGCGCCAAATGCATCTTGtcctaaaactatttttaactgTCTTACAGGTTGAACTTTTAATCCCCCAACTGCAATTTTTAGATGACGAAGGTGCGCAGGTTGAACTCTGGGAATTGTCAAGGATCTTTTTGGATACACTCATTGAGAAAACAAAATTCCAGGTTAGTGGGATGTATTCCGGTAGTTATAAACTTACAGCACATGAAATTATGAAGgaatatttgaatttgaaatgtttttctATTCTCTATTGTTGGAAAGCTGCCTTAATTGCAGTATGTTAAAATAGAGTATTTAAGTGGATGC encodes the following:
- the LOC137829826 gene encoding kinesin-like protein KIN-14S — encoded protein: MNDQSIQIQMLAEKFHRFVLDCELKQPLITPESEDVSKQVNENSDSMDENSVSHGTHEASPDKGHTLPILKKILDVGTKIQDLKKDHIALSDEVKLTVESFPGTDVLKSVQLLGAEYELLKRKYLDESSERRRLYNEVIELKGNIRVFCRCRPLNESEIANGSASVVNFESSSDNELQVICAESSKKQFKFDHVFGPEDNQDAVFQQTKPIVTSVLDGYNVCIFAYGQTGTGKTFTMEGTPEHRGVNYRTLEELFRITEERHGAMKYELSVSMLEVYNEKIRDLLVENSTQPTKKLEIKQAAEGTQDVPGLIEARVYGTEDVWEMLKTGNLVRSVGSTCANELSSRSHCLLRVTVMGENLINGQRTKSHLWLVDLAGSERVGKTEAEGERLKESQFINKSLSALGDVISALASKSAHIPYRNSKLTHMLQSSLGGDCKTLMFVQVSPSSADLGETLCSLNFATRVRGIEGGPARKQVDHTELFKYKQMAEKLKQDEKETKKLQDNLQIAQLRLAAREHHCKTLQEKVRDLENQIAEERKHRLKQESRALAAVSAQPSLSSQHTKAQTTVTDKKPPLNPSKLRQPLRKITNSLPPQCPLRSKSYTTFMNEKENNVRRASMVTNSVRPSAPSTTGQFFQARRRVSVAVRPPSTSTTQVIQPRRRVSIATLPSHTTSGMSTPLRASAAFRVTSGSSQQSRIRCQRKDRYSSLFVPLPELRESMMTTPLSVRSSSKFMMNSPTQADSRMMGPTRNQPVLALQRKPVVWSPLKLRTMNRKSSLLPYRPTQMQ